Genomic DNA from Arthrobacter sp. B1I2:
CACCAGTTCGGGCACGGCGGCGCCTGCAGCCTGGGCCAGCGCCGTGACGTGGGCCGGGTGCAGCTCCATGCGTTCGGTGGTGTCCAGCGAGCAGACGATGGGGAGTTTCTCCAGGGGCCGTCCCCGGTAGGCGGCGTAGACCTCCTTGGCTGCGTGGGGGTCCACGTGGGTGTTCCACTCGGCGGTGGGGGTGGTGTTGCCCTGGTGGTAGAACGCCCCGCCCATGATCACCACCTTGGCCAGGAGGTCGGGAAGCGCCGGTTCCTTGCGCAGTGCCAGGGCGAAGTTGGTCAGCGGGGCGGTGATGAGCGCGGTGAGCTCCCCCGGCCTGGCCCGGGCATGTTCGACCCAGAGGTCCACGGCGTTCCGGGGGCTGAACCGGCCGGCGGGTTCGGGCAGGACGGCGTACCCGATGCCTTGCGGTCCGTGGGTCTCAGGGGTGGTGAGCAGCGGGATGGACAAGGGCTTCCGCGCGCCCACCGCCACCTGGACGCCGGGCCGGCCGCACAGTTCCAGCAGTGCCAGTGTATTGCGGGCCACCTGATCGGCGTCCACGTTGCCGGGGGTGGCCGTGACCGCCACGAATTCGGTGTCCGGGAGGGCGGCGAGGTAGGCAAGGGCCAGGGCGTCGTCGATCCCGGTGTCTACGTCCAGGAGGTAGGCGGGCATGGTTGCCTAGAAGAGCGCGACCTTGGGCACCGCGGGGAAGATCGCGTCCAGCTCAGCAAGGTCCTCGGCTGCAGGGACCCAGTTTGCCGCTTCCGCGTTCTGCCTGACCTGCTCCGGCCGGGTGGCGCCGGCGATGACGCTGGCCACGGAAGGCTGGGCGGCGAGCCAGGAGAAGGCCACCTCGATCTCCGTGAGGCCCCGTTCCTTCGCAAAGGCGCTGAACCGGCCCAGCTGGTCCCAGTCGGCGTCGTCCACCATGTTGGTGCGGGTGTGGCTGAGCCGCGACCCCTCCGGAGCGTGGCCCGGCGAGTACTTGCCGGTCAGTAAGCCGTTGGCCAGCGGGAAGTACGGCAGGACACCCAGGCCGAACTCTTCCGCGGCCGGCGTCACCTCAAGCTCGGCACGCCTGTCCAGCAGGTTGTAGTGGTTCTGGGTGGAGATAAAGCGGGCCGTGCCCAGTTCGCGCGCCACGTACTCCGCCTGGGCAATCTGCCAGCCGGACCGGTTGGAGTGGCCGATGTAGCGGACCTTGCCGCTGCGGACCAGGGTGTCCAGCGCCGCGAGGGTCTCATCGATGGGAGTCAGCGGATCCGGGGTGTGGAACTGGTAGAGGTCGATCCAGTCGGTGCCGAGCCGCCGGAGCGAAGCCTCCACCGCCTGGATGATGTACCGCCGCGATCCGCGGGCGCCGAAGTCCGGCCCGCTGCCGCCCTTCATGTCCATGCCGAACTTGGTAGCCAGGACCACGCCGGAACGCCGGTTTCCGAGGGCCTTGCCGAGCATGGTCTCGCTCAGCCCGGGCTCCCGGCCGTACGTGTCCGCCACGTCGAAGAGGGTGATGCCGGCGTCGACCGCCGCGTGGACGACGGCGTCCGTGGCGTCCTGCGACTCGGTGGCGGTATTGGCGCGGCCAAGGTTGTTGCAGCCCAGGCCCACGGTGGAGACGGTCAGGCCTGACTTTCCAACGCGGCGGTAACTGGTCAAGGACGCCTCCTAAAGGCTGAAGCTGTTGGCGGGCTTGGCTGAGTGCTTGAGTTTGTAATGCTCCGGGTCGCTGTACGGGGCGGCGCCGATGCTGAGCTTGGTGAAGTCCAGGTCCTCGCCGCGGGCGCAGACTTTGATGGCGTTGACGGCCTTGTTCACGTCCGGGCAGAGGCAGAAGATGTTGAGCTTGTAGTCCGTGAATTCGGAACGCTCCACCGTGCCCAGGCCCCGCCAGGCGAGGTGGCTGATCAGGGCGTCGGTGGCCTTCTGCTCCAGGTAGCGGTCACGGTCGGTGCCTTCCCGCGTCTTGAGCGCGAACTGCGCCACCACCCAGAACTGCTCCTCGGTGGGGATCTCGGCGAATCCGTCCTCGGCGCACTGGGCTGCGAAGGCGTCCAGGAGGCCGTCGGCCGCGGCATCGTCGGGAACGTCGGTTTCCTCGGTCTTGCTCTGGTGCCCCACCACGCCGAAGT
This window encodes:
- a CDS encoding aldo/keto reductase translates to MTSYRRVGKSGLTVSTVGLGCNNLGRANTATESQDATDAVVHAAVDAGITLFDVADTYGREPGLSETMLGKALGNRRSGVVLATKFGMDMKGGSGPDFGARGSRRYIIQAVEASLRRLGTDWIDLYQFHTPDPLTPIDETLAALDTLVRSGKVRYIGHSNRSGWQIAQAEYVARELGTARFISTQNHYNLLDRRAELEVTPAAEEFGLGVLPYFPLANGLLTGKYSPGHAPEGSRLSHTRTNMVDDADWDQLGRFSAFAKERGLTEIEVAFSWLAAQPSVASVIAGATRPEQVRQNAEAANWVPAAEDLAELDAIFPAVPKVALF
- a CDS encoding nucleoside hydrolase; this encodes MPAYLLDVDTGIDDALALAYLAALPDTEFVAVTATPGNVDADQVARNTLALLELCGRPGVQVAVGARKPLSIPLLTTPETHGPQGIGYAVLPEPAGRFSPRNAVDLWVEHARARPGELTALITAPLTNFALALRKEPALPDLLAKVVIMGGAFYHQGNTTPTAEWNTHVDPHAAKEVYAAYRGRPLEKLPIVCSLDTTERMELHPAHVTALAQAAGAAVPELVLPEQPEGLRSTSDNTLIRHLSDALRFYFEFHRLYDQGYLAHVHDFFAAGVAAGTLEYTARTATVDVETDSPLLAGTTVADFRGLWGTPPNARVVSGNKPEQAFRELVSAVGRLARRVG